In Gimesia benthica, a single window of DNA contains:
- a CDS encoding efflux RND transporter periplasmic adaptor subunit, whose protein sequence is MRFATVIVAALAVLIINAQTVCAQRGPAPVAVAEVVQKDVASGQTFVGTVLPIKRSVIGSAVGGRVAEFPVNEGDFVKAKQPLAQLLTNTIKLEVAAEKAELQLRKHELEEMENGSRPDEIKRARALMQAARAESEYQTKRRKRLESLYARKAVNDDDIQQVVSESIRADEMFEEAQSAYQLAVEGPRKEKINQARARVAMQQALVDELESKVVKHTIITPFDGYVVAEHTEVGQWVNSGELVAEVIALDQVDISVQVLENHVPHVRLGMEVRVEVPAIPNQVFTGKVALIVPQADVRARTFPVKVRLKNTITKDGGPLLKSGMLARAVLPTGPQQSALLVSKDALVLGGPTPMVYVVDPAADNKKQGKARPVPVQVGVAQGRLIQVKGDLKPGQQVVIRGNERLRPGQDVVISEVLSPDAEPKSKAIDIKG, encoded by the coding sequence ATGAGATTTGCAACCGTTATAGTCGCAGCACTCGCTGTGTTGATCATCAATGCACAGACTGTGTGTGCCCAGCGGGGGCCGGCCCCTGTTGCGGTGGCAGAAGTCGTCCAGAAGGATGTTGCTTCGGGACAGACGTTTGTCGGAACGGTACTCCCCATTAAACGCAGTGTGATCGGCAGTGCCGTCGGCGGGCGTGTGGCTGAGTTCCCCGTCAATGAAGGGGATTTTGTCAAAGCGAAACAACCGCTGGCCCAGTTGTTGACGAATACCATCAAGTTGGAAGTGGCTGCGGAAAAAGCAGAGCTGCAACTGCGAAAGCACGAACTGGAAGAGATGGAGAACGGTTCGCGTCCGGATGAAATCAAACGGGCCCGCGCACTGATGCAGGCGGCCCGGGCAGAGAGTGAATACCAGACGAAACGCCGTAAACGCCTGGAATCTTTGTATGCCCGTAAAGCAGTCAACGATGATGACATTCAGCAGGTTGTTTCCGAATCGATTCGTGCTGACGAAATGTTCGAAGAAGCACAGTCCGCCTATCAACTGGCTGTCGAGGGGCCTCGCAAAGAGAAAATTAATCAGGCTCGGGCTCGCGTAGCCATGCAGCAGGCGCTCGTCGACGAACTCGAAAGTAAAGTGGTCAAACACACGATCATTACTCCCTTCGATGGATACGTGGTCGCTGAACATACTGAAGTCGGTCAGTGGGTGAACTCTGGTGAACTTGTGGCTGAAGTCATCGCCCTGGATCAGGTCGATATCAGTGTGCAGGTGCTGGAAAATCACGTCCCCCACGTGCGGCTGGGAATGGAAGTCCGGGTGGAAGTCCCCGCGATTCCTAACCAGGTCTTTACGGGAAAAGTTGCCTTAATCGTACCGCAGGCTGATGTCCGCGCCCGTACGTTTCCCGTTAAAGTCCGTCTGAAAAATACAATTACCAAGGATGGTGGTCCCCTGTTGAAATCAGGGATGCTGGCCCGTGCGGTTCTGCCTACGGGACCTCAGCAGTCAGCGCTGCTGGTTTCCAAGGACGCCCTGGTTCTAGGCGGCCCGACACCAATGGTCTATGTCGTCGATCCTGCTGCAGATAACAAGAAGCAGGGTAAAGCCCGGCCAGTGCCGGTACAGGTTGGGGTGGCACAAGGCCGCCTGATTCAGGTTAAGGGAGATCTGAAGCCAGGTCAGCAGGTTGTGATCCGTGGTAACGAGCGTCTGCGACCCGGACAGGACGTGGTGATTTCTGAAGTTCTGTCACCCGATGCAGAACCCAAGTCCAAAGCTATCGACATTAAGGGTTAA
- a CDS encoding efflux RND transporter permease subunit, which translates to MNLITAIVHNPVKVTVGVLLTVLFGLVALTRMPMQLTPEVQRPTITVETRWPGASPQEVEREIVLEQEEQLKSVEGITKLSSESADSKGTITLEFLVGTNMDEALLKVNSRLQQVPEYPEDADQPIISTANAADRPIAWFILSSRLPSEEKIVAFGDKHPELKDRLEVIRNTPNPGLAMLRLRMLADEYPDVRGEILPKEDIEVTKLRRFAEDEIEARFERVAGVSQSNVLGGLEDELQVVVDSEQLAARQLTIADVRRVLRGQNEDTSAGDFWEGKRRWVVRTLGQFRNIEEVENQLLAVRDGAPVYVRDVAEVRLGYKKPDGLVRRFGESSIAVNCIRETGANVLDIMHGLREAAQEIDETILKARGLQLVQVYDETDYIYSSVDLVKNNIFIGGALTMIVLMSFLHLGIRTLIVVPFIILSAVAAAYISPWFFAVCLALIIGAGFWFARGALVVGLAIPTSIIGTFLILGLMGRSLNVISLAGLAFAVGMLVDNAVVVLENIFRRYSLGESPFRAAIKGTQEVWGAVLASTLTTIAVFLPVVFIQEEAGQLFQDIALAISAAVGLSLLVSMTLISTASARLLHKREGQDIEDMRVVDNPEPEEPQRKGRLQKMIITPIESAGALFVKSVVGMNSWIQKGLLRRLVVTGVLVGAAFGISWQLWPKVEYLPTGNRNLIFCILLPPPGYNMNQLMELGESVESDLRPYWDIVDPESDEVKKLDYPVIGDFFFVARGRMVFMGIRAHDSQRVGELIPLVQQAGAKLEGTFAVAKQSSLFEQGLTGGRTVEVEIIGPDLQKLVGMGGQILGKVKGMIPDAQVRPVPSLDLSSPEVHIQPKLVQAAEMGVSSADLGYTANALVDGAFAGDYYLGGDKIDLSIVGESRHIQNTQDVKALSVATPMGALVPLEALANVEITSGPEQVNHRERQRAITIEVSPPEAMALEDAMQRIQDEIVQPMRDSGQLDGGYRIMLSGTADKLRDTWAALQFNVLLALMITYLLMAALFESWLYPFVIIFSVPLGAVGGILGLSILNLFMLQTLDVLTMLGFVILIGTVVNNPILIIHQSLNHINEDGMTPREAILESIRTRIRPIFMTTTTTVLGLLPLVLFPGAGSELYRGLGSVVLGGLIVSTLFTLVLVPTLFSLTMDAKHTVINLFKPSVAKQFKTQPATASDVDAQEKENVTV; encoded by the coding sequence ATGAATCTGATTACAGCCATTGTCCATAATCCGGTTAAAGTGACCGTTGGTGTGCTGCTGACGGTCCTCTTCGGTCTGGTCGCTCTGACTCGTATGCCGATGCAACTGACCCCCGAAGTTCAGCGACCCACCATTACCGTCGAAACACGCTGGCCCGGTGCCAGTCCCCAGGAAGTTGAACGCGAAATTGTGCTGGAACAGGAAGAACAGCTCAAGAGTGTGGAAGGCATCACCAAACTGAGTTCGGAAAGTGCCGACTCCAAGGGAACCATCACGCTGGAATTCCTGGTTGGTACCAACATGGATGAAGCCCTGCTTAAGGTTAACTCGCGACTGCAGCAGGTTCCCGAATACCCGGAAGACGCCGATCAGCCCATCATCAGTACCGCGAACGCTGCGGACCGTCCGATTGCCTGGTTCATTCTCAGCAGCCGTCTTCCCTCTGAAGAGAAAATTGTTGCGTTTGGAGATAAGCATCCGGAACTCAAGGATCGCTTGGAAGTGATTCGAAACACACCCAATCCCGGGTTGGCGATGTTGCGCCTGCGAATGCTGGCCGATGAATATCCTGATGTCCGCGGAGAAATTCTGCCCAAGGAAGATATTGAAGTCACCAAGCTGCGGCGTTTTGCGGAAGATGAAATTGAAGCCCGTTTCGAACGTGTGGCCGGCGTTTCTCAGTCAAACGTGCTGGGGGGACTGGAAGATGAACTGCAGGTGGTTGTCGACTCCGAACAACTCGCCGCCCGCCAGTTGACAATCGCCGATGTGCGTCGCGTGTTGCGCGGCCAGAATGAAGACACTTCTGCCGGTGATTTCTGGGAAGGTAAACGTCGCTGGGTAGTGCGTACTCTGGGGCAGTTCCGCAATATTGAAGAGGTGGAAAATCAGCTGCTGGCGGTCCGCGATGGCGCGCCAGTCTATGTACGGGACGTTGCAGAAGTCCGCCTGGGTTACAAAAAACCGGATGGTCTGGTACGTCGATTCGGCGAATCGAGTATCGCGGTGAACTGTATCCGTGAAACCGGTGCCAACGTGTTGGACATCATGCATGGTCTCCGCGAAGCCGCTCAAGAAATTGACGAAACAATTCTCAAAGCCCGTGGCTTACAGCTGGTGCAGGTTTATGATGAAACCGACTACATCTATTCCTCAGTCGACCTGGTAAAGAACAACATCTTTATCGGCGGTGCTTTGACGATGATCGTTCTGATGTCGTTTCTGCATCTGGGAATTCGCACCCTGATTGTGGTGCCATTTATTATTCTGTCAGCCGTCGCAGCTGCCTATATCTCCCCCTGGTTTTTCGCAGTCTGTCTGGCACTCATTATTGGAGCCGGCTTCTGGTTTGCCCGTGGGGCCCTGGTGGTGGGTCTGGCAATTCCCACCAGTATTATCGGCACCTTCCTGATTCTGGGACTGATGGGACGTTCGTTGAACGTGATCAGTCTGGCTGGTCTGGCGTTTGCCGTCGGGATGCTCGTGGATAACGCAGTGGTGGTTCTGGAAAACATTTTCCGCAGATACTCTTTGGGTGAGTCTCCGTTCCGGGCGGCCATCAAAGGAACCCAGGAAGTCTGGGGTGCGGTGCTGGCTTCCACGCTGACTACGATTGCCGTCTTCCTGCCGGTGGTCTTCATTCAGGAAGAAGCAGGGCAGCTGTTTCAGGATATTGCCCTGGCGATCAGTGCCGCAGTAGGACTCTCGCTGCTGGTCTCGATGACATTGATTTCCACCGCCTCGGCCCGTCTGTTACACAAACGGGAGGGACAGGACATTGAGGATATGCGGGTCGTCGACAATCCCGAACCTGAGGAACCTCAGAGAAAAGGCCGCTTGCAGAAAATGATCATCACTCCGATTGAATCTGCAGGGGCTCTGTTTGTGAAGTCCGTTGTGGGAATGAACAGCTGGATTCAGAAAGGATTGTTGAGACGCCTGGTAGTGACCGGCGTTCTGGTGGGAGCGGCCTTCGGTATCAGCTGGCAGCTCTGGCCTAAAGTGGAATACCTACCGACAGGAAACCGTAATCTGATTTTTTGTATTCTGCTTCCCCCTCCCGGCTACAACATGAACCAGTTGATGGAACTGGGGGAATCGGTCGAATCGGACCTGCGGCCTTACTGGGATATTGTTGACCCGGAGAGTGACGAAGTCAAAAAACTCGACTATCCGGTGATCGGCGATTTCTTTTTCGTGGCTCGCGGACGTATGGTTTTTATGGGGATTCGCGCCCATGATTCCCAACGCGTGGGCGAACTGATTCCTCTGGTCCAGCAGGCGGGGGCCAAGCTGGAAGGAACTTTCGCGGTTGCCAAGCAATCGAGTCTGTTCGAACAGGGCTTAACCGGTGGACGTACTGTCGAAGTTGAAATCATCGGGCCCGATCTGCAGAAATTGGTCGGCATGGGGGGGCAGATTCTGGGGAAAGTTAAGGGAATGATTCCCGATGCCCAGGTGCGTCCCGTTCCCAGTCTGGACCTGTCCAGTCCTGAAGTGCACATTCAGCCCAAACTGGTGCAGGCTGCAGAAATGGGAGTAAGCAGTGCCGATCTGGGATATACAGCGAACGCGCTGGTCGATGGCGCTTTTGCCGGTGACTATTACCTGGGAGGCGATAAAATTGACCTTTCGATCGTCGGGGAGTCTCGACACATTCAGAATACGCAGGACGTCAAAGCCCTTTCGGTCGCGACACCAATGGGGGCATTGGTGCCTCTGGAAGCATTAGCGAATGTGGAAATCACCAGCGGTCCGGAACAGGTGAATCACCGCGAACGACAACGGGCAATTACCATCGAAGTCTCTCCGCCTGAAGCAATGGCGCTGGAAGATGCGATGCAGAGAATCCAGGATGAAATTGTCCAGCCTATGCGGGACAGTGGTCAACTGGATGGCGGTTACCGGATTATGCTCTCGGGGACCGCAGATAAGCTCCGCGATACCTGGGCGGCACTGCAGTTCAACGTATTGCTGGCCTTGATGATTACTTATCTGTTGATGGCAGCGTTATTCGAATCGTGGCTGTATCCGTTTGTGATTATTTTCAGTGTGCCCCTGGGGGCTGTCGGCGGAATTCTGGGGCTCAGTATCTTGAACCTGTTCATGCTGCAGACTCTGGACGTACTGACAATGCTCGGCTTCGTGATCCTGATTGGTACCGTGGTGAATAACCCGATTCTGATCATTCACCAGTCATTGAACCATATCAATGAAGATGGGATGACGCCTCGCGAAGCGATTCTGGAAAGTATCCGCACACGTATCCGACCGATTTTCATGACGACGACCACTACTGTACTCGGGCTGCTGCCCCTGGTGCTGTTTCCCGGTGCCGGGAGTGAACTCTATCGCGGTCTGGGAAGCGTGGTATTGGGCGGCCTGATTGTTTCGACCCTGTTTACGCTGGTCCTTGTGCCGACGCTGTTCAGTCTGACGATGGATGCCAAGCATACGGTCATCAATCTGTTTAAGCCCAGTGTCGCTAAGCAGTTCAAAACCCAGCCTGCGACCGCTTCTGATGTCGACGCGCAGGAAAAGGAGAATGTCACGGTTTAA
- a CDS encoding FG-GAP-like repeat-containing protein: MLRLTVILLVLITIGMALWFSGVFEPDPSAQLKRGAHAFREQQYDDAKRELLPVLESPSHADDAALLLAEIAITEGDFSAAIQYYDRVPDNQSRDCYQARTRSGEYYLFQLKQLSLALDQFERAYQFFPEDALILERLSFIYGLSTQTWKAVPIRIKLLQQKELNPVVLYLLSMSDRSLENPQLFADYEQAAPHDPLVQLMLARLDVDEQEYVAAQQRLLKLIQTQPALSQAQVLLGQTLLKLQAPNAFQKWQSELPAPVREHPEIWNVEGQWYQQQGDQQAAIRCFVQTLKRDATNPTACYQLGQLLKQTGDPKAAEQLLEYSQTLQTYEGLVKVVYGDKELPAAEKTVQLARELGLVWEAYGWSRAALLLDPYLSWAKQTRDELQGELKELPLVRTDPRLNPIRDLSLPESSKTTPDMAAQNSGKKAAKTDSQIAFADVTTDAGIDFQYFNGHPWPETQHKMYEFTGGGVGVFDLNGDGWPDLYLTQGTRWPVDERATEFLDQIYLNQGDGTFRDVTKQTGIQENGFSQGVTIGDLNQDGFDDVYIGNIGQNRLYLNNGDGTFSEVEEARGSADAWTTSCLMADLNGDAAPEIYAVNYLSGADVFDRVCQNADGSSRSCMPLNFPAAQDQLYLNSKDDSLKNVTANSGIEVPAGKGLGIIAADFTGNGYPSLFIANDAVANFFFVNQGTEKLHFTEQALLSGLALNAQGRTEACMGIAAGDADADGLLDLFITNYYRETNTLYRQIGPDEFVDATQSANLAESSLYLLGFGTQFLDADLDGLQDLVVVNGHVEDLRKMETPWQMRPQFLKNQGQGRFEELKADELGAFFQKPRLGRGMARLDWNRDGREEVAVSSLDQPLVLLENQTKDTGNRLVVRLTGTESNRDAIGTTVRLKASGQTLMRQLTAGDGYQASNQRSLVFGLGPDQQVSELEVSWPSGLKQRFTGIAANQELHLIEGQAEPFRIRSYE, translated from the coding sequence TTGTTGCGACTTACTGTAATTCTCCTGGTTTTGATCACGATCGGGATGGCACTCTGGTTCTCCGGAGTGTTCGAACCTGATCCGTCCGCACAATTGAAACGAGGCGCGCATGCCTTTCGTGAGCAGCAGTATGACGATGCGAAGCGAGAACTGCTCCCGGTGCTGGAGTCTCCCTCACATGCTGACGACGCAGCGCTGCTGCTGGCGGAGATCGCCATTACTGAGGGAGATTTCTCGGCTGCCATTCAGTATTACGACCGGGTCCCCGATAATCAAAGCCGCGATTGTTACCAGGCGCGCACCCGTTCTGGAGAGTACTATCTGTTTCAGTTGAAGCAGCTGTCACTCGCCCTCGATCAGTTTGAGCGGGCCTACCAGTTTTTTCCCGAGGACGCGCTGATTCTCGAACGGCTCTCGTTCATTTACGGCTTGTCCACGCAGACCTGGAAAGCAGTGCCGATTCGCATCAAACTGCTCCAGCAGAAAGAACTGAACCCCGTCGTACTGTATCTGCTGTCGATGAGTGACCGTTCATTAGAGAACCCGCAGCTCTTTGCTGACTACGAACAGGCCGCACCACACGATCCGCTGGTGCAACTCATGCTGGCCCGACTCGATGTGGATGAACAGGAATACGTGGCTGCTCAACAGCGTCTGCTGAAACTGATTCAAACCCAGCCCGCGTTAAGCCAGGCACAGGTGCTGCTCGGTCAGACTCTGCTAAAGTTACAGGCTCCCAATGCCTTTCAAAAGTGGCAGTCTGAATTACCAGCACCAGTCCGTGAACACCCGGAAATCTGGAATGTCGAGGGGCAGTGGTACCAGCAGCAGGGAGATCAGCAGGCAGCGATTCGCTGCTTTGTGCAGACACTCAAACGGGATGCAACGAATCCCACCGCCTGTTATCAGCTGGGACAGCTGTTGAAGCAGACTGGAGACCCTAAAGCGGCAGAACAGCTGCTTGAATATTCCCAAACATTACAGACCTACGAAGGGCTGGTTAAAGTCGTTTACGGTGACAAAGAATTACCCGCCGCTGAGAAAACAGTACAACTGGCCCGGGAACTGGGGCTGGTCTGGGAAGCCTATGGCTGGAGCCGGGCCGCATTACTGCTTGATCCCTATCTCAGCTGGGCGAAACAGACCAGAGATGAACTCCAGGGAGAACTCAAAGAACTGCCTCTGGTGAGAACGGACCCCAGACTGAATCCCATTCGTGATCTGTCCCTGCCGGAATCATCAAAAACAACTCCGGACATGGCAGCTCAAAATTCCGGGAAGAAAGCTGCTAAAACTGATTCACAGATCGCGTTTGCCGATGTCACCACGGACGCGGGGATTGACTTTCAATATTTTAACGGACATCCCTGGCCCGAGACGCAGCATAAGATGTACGAGTTCACCGGTGGTGGAGTGGGAGTGTTCGATTTGAATGGGGACGGCTGGCCCGATCTGTACCTGACGCAGGGTACGCGGTGGCCCGTTGATGAGCGGGCCACCGAATTCCTCGATCAGATCTACCTGAATCAGGGCGATGGCACTTTCCGCGATGTGACAAAACAAACGGGTATCCAGGAAAACGGGTTCAGCCAGGGAGTGACAATCGGCGATCTGAACCAGGATGGTTTTGATGATGTTTACATCGGTAACATTGGTCAGAACCGACTCTACCTGAATAACGGTGACGGCACGTTCTCCGAGGTTGAAGAGGCACGTGGTTCTGCGGATGCCTGGACCACGAGTTGTCTAATGGCGGATCTGAATGGCGATGCAGCTCCTGAAATCTATGCGGTCAATTATCTCTCGGGCGCCGATGTCTTTGATAGAGTCTGTCAGAATGCAGATGGGAGCAGTCGCTCCTGCATGCCCTTGAATTTTCCTGCTGCCCAGGATCAGCTCTATCTGAATTCAAAAGATGATAGCCTGAAAAATGTCACCGCCAACTCAGGGATTGAAGTACCTGCCGGGAAAGGTCTGGGAATTATTGCTGCCGACTTTACCGGTAACGGCTATCCCAGTCTGTTCATTGCCAATGATGCAGTAGCGAATTTCTTCTTCGTGAATCAAGGCACTGAAAAACTTCACTTTACTGAGCAGGCACTTTTGTCGGGCCTGGCTCTGAATGCCCAGGGACGTACTGAAGCCTGCATGGGCATTGCCGCCGGGGATGCGGACGCGGATGGACTGCTGGATCTGTTCATCACAAACTATTATCGGGAGACGAATACGCTCTATCGGCAGATCGGCCCGGATGAATTCGTAGATGCAACCCAGTCCGCGAATCTGGCGGAATCGAGTTTGTACCTGCTCGGGTTCGGCACACAGTTCCTGGATGCCGATCTCGATGGCTTGCAGGATCTGGTCGTCGTTAACGGGCATGTCGAAGATCTGCGCAAAATGGAGACACCCTGGCAGATGCGGCCCCAGTTTCTGAAAAATCAGGGGCAGGGGAGATTTGAAGAACTGAAGGCAGACGAACTGGGCGCGTTCTTTCAAAAACCACGACTGGGACGGGGCATGGCGCGGCTGGACTGGAACCGGGATGGTCGCGAGGAAGTCGCGGTGTCCAGTCTCGATCAACCGCTCGTATTACTGGAGAACCAGACAAAGGACACGGGGAATCGACTGGTAGTGCGATTAACGGGGACCGAATCGAATCGGGATGCCATCGGCACAACAGTCCGCCTGAAAGCAAGCGGGCAGACGCTGATGCGTCAGTTGACCGCGGGAGACGGATACCAGGCGAGTAATCAGCGATCGCTGGTATTTGGTCTGGGGCCTGACCAGCAGGTCTCAGAGCTGGAGGTCAGCTGGCCATCCGGACTCAAACAACGCTTTACCGGAATCGCTGCGAATCAGGAACTGCATCTGATTGAAGGACAGGCAGAACCATTTCGGATCCGCAGCTATGAATAA
- a CDS encoding DUF481 domain-containing protein, producing MGCFHLITGRKYRWYSLRIMMLWLMVCSLGNVLSAAEPVPAETLYLKSGEFLAGESVGFESGKILFQLPDGSVRKISLEDVDRLEYAELATDPDAPPPGEELLVSNENVELPPLPAMINQTPVPQPIGVSPEFGDVEDENTSPWDRVENYYDTCWEYAEIWTKRMEIGGTFLAGNTQRDYVTTALQLEKSDDDNRFLFEIGGRWGQSNGIRDANRWYGNTTLDVARTTKWIVFVTNKNVYDEFENLDWRGTISSGLGYRFINEKDRRLIVRVGPGGTHEIYNDPSMRRTTLDVFAEIEFHWPLGDHAKLEHKQTWTPSVDNIQILRLTSETGILFKLDNKDRWNLRLGLLQVYNSYPNAGRKKNDFTGTVSLVYTRK from the coding sequence ATGGGTTGTTTCCACCTCATTACAGGAAGAAAATATCGCTGGTACAGCCTGCGAATAATGATGCTCTGGCTGATGGTCTGTAGCCTGGGTAATGTGCTGTCTGCTGCAGAGCCGGTACCGGCAGAAACGCTCTATCTTAAGAGTGGGGAGTTCCTGGCGGGAGAAAGCGTCGGTTTTGAGTCGGGTAAGATCCTGTTTCAGCTGCCTGATGGGAGTGTCCGTAAGATTTCGCTGGAAGACGTGGATCGGCTCGAATACGCCGAGCTGGCGACCGACCCCGATGCTCCTCCTCCGGGTGAAGAACTGCTGGTCAGTAACGAGAACGTGGAACTTCCCCCGCTACCGGCCATGATCAATCAGACACCGGTTCCGCAGCCGATCGGCGTTTCACCGGAGTTCGGTGATGTCGAAGATGAGAATACGTCTCCCTGGGATCGGGTGGAAAACTATTATGACACCTGCTGGGAATACGCTGAAATCTGGACCAAGCGGATGGAAATTGGCGGAACCTTCCTGGCAGGGAATACGCAGCGGGATTACGTTACCACCGCACTGCAACTGGAGAAGTCCGATGATGATAACCGGTTTCTGTTCGAGATTGGTGGACGCTGGGGACAGTCCAATGGTATTCGCGATGCCAACCGCTGGTACGGCAATACAACACTGGACGTGGCGCGTACCACGAAGTGGATCGTCTTCGTAACCAACAAGAACGTTTATGACGAGTTTGAAAATCTGGACTGGCGGGGTACGATTTCCAGCGGTCTGGGTTACCGCTTTATCAATGAAAAAGATCGTCGATTGATCGTGCGTGTTGGTCCTGGTGGTACGCACGAAATTTATAACGATCCCAGTATGCGACGAACCACGCTCGACGTCTTTGCCGAAATCGAATTCCACTGGCCCTTAGGGGACCATGCGAAACTCGAGCACAAACAGACCTGGACTCCCAGTGTGGACAATATCCAGATTCTCCGTCTGACAAGCGAAACGGGGATCCTGTTCAAGCTGGACAACAAAGACCGCTGGAACCTGCGGCTGGGACTGCTGCAGGTCTACAACTCTTATCCCAACGCGGGCCGTAAGAAGAACGATTTTACCGGAACGGTCTCCCTGGTTTACACGCGAAAATAA
- a CDS encoding M20/M25/M40 family metallo-hydrolase: MSVLNSNRISRLLATGYGLLFVCGVSLSLITGPASLRAETPTKPASAKAKTEVNSASGKRMLDAIKYLASDELEGRGVDTQGINLAADYIVKEFKAAGLDVTTVEESAFQKFTINTGSKLGPTNELQLTGPDGKTIPLAYNKDFRSCSFGGSGKFDAEVVFCGYGIDAQDAKYNDYANVDVKDKVVIIMRRTPQQGDKESPFAGAHGISRYAALRYKVSTAFGKGAKAILFVNDYYSTQEHKKEARELEQDAIEELILATEKWEKAAKDKEESSAVTLKKALHDVQQARKNLKEAHFDRLMEFGYAGSGDGRSIPIAHITIEKCNELFKDAGKPTLQELEGKIDETFKPESFALPQWKAQGEISVEQIRTEVKNVIGVLEGKGPHADETIVIGAHYDHVGYGGEGSLAPGSTDVHNGADDNASGTVALIELARKLAARKEPLPRRLVFIAFTGEERGLIGSAHYVKNPVFDLKNTVAMLNMDMVGRLTDDKLTVFGTGTAPRWEKLVENTAKAYDLKLSLKPEGFGPSDHSSFYGKQIPVLHLFTGTHSDYHRPSDDWDKINIPGMERIIGFLEEIAIATAKNPDRPQYVKIERPAATMRSGNRPYFGSIPDFGGEGPGYHISGASPGSPADKAGLKAGDAIIKMGKTKIDGLDDFDLALRMFSAGEEVEVTVLRDGKRVKLTVKLGKPK; encoded by the coding sequence ATGTCTGTTCTGAACTCGAACCGGATTTCCAGATTACTCGCAACCGGATACGGTCTGCTTTTCGTATGTGGCGTCAGCCTCTCACTGATTACCGGCCCTGCCAGCCTGCGGGCCGAAACTCCGACCAAACCCGCCAGCGCAAAAGCCAAAACGGAAGTCAATTCCGCCAGCGGTAAACGGATGCTGGACGCGATCAAATACCTGGCCTCCGATGAACTCGAAGGGCGTGGGGTCGACACTCAGGGCATCAACCTCGCTGCGGATTATATCGTCAAAGAATTCAAAGCAGCCGGCCTGGATGTGACAACGGTCGAAGAAAGTGCCTTTCAGAAATTCACCATCAACACGGGCAGCAAACTGGGACCGACCAACGAACTGCAGTTGACCGGACCGGACGGTAAAACAATTCCCCTCGCCTACAACAAGGATTTCCGCTCCTGCTCGTTCGGCGGCTCGGGAAAATTTGATGCGGAAGTAGTCTTCTGCGGATACGGCATCGATGCCCAGGACGCGAAATACAATGACTATGCCAACGTCGATGTGAAAGACAAGGTCGTCATCATCATGCGTCGCACTCCCCAGCAGGGCGATAAAGAGAGCCCGTTCGCAGGGGCACACGGCATTTCACGTTATGCAGCACTCCGCTACAAAGTGAGCACCGCGTTCGGCAAAGGTGCCAAAGCGATCCTGTTCGTCAACGATTACTATTCTACGCAGGAACACAAAAAAGAGGCCCGCGAACTGGAACAGGACGCGATTGAAGAACTGATTCTCGCTACCGAAAAATGGGAAAAAGCAGCGAAGGATAAAGAGGAAAGCAGTGCAGTCACCCTGAAAAAAGCTCTGCACGACGTGCAGCAGGCACGTAAGAATCTGAAAGAGGCGCATTTCGACCGGCTGATGGAATTTGGGTATGCCGGCAGCGGAGATGGCCGTTCAATTCCAATCGCTCACATCACCATCGAAAAGTGTAACGAACTCTTCAAGGACGCCGGGAAACCAACGCTGCAGGAACTGGAAGGTAAAATCGACGAAACTTTCAAGCCGGAAAGCTTCGCGTTACCCCAGTGGAAAGCCCAGGGCGAAATTTCGGTCGAACAGATTCGCACAGAAGTCAAAAATGTGATTGGCGTGCTGGAAGGTAAAGGGCCTCACGCTGATGAAACCATCGTCATCGGCGCACACTATGATCATGTTGGTTATGGCGGTGAAGGTTCGCTGGCCCCCGGTTCGACTGATGTCCACAACGGTGCTGACGACAATGCCTCGGGGACCGTGGCCCTGATCGAGCTGGCCCGCAAGCTGGCAGCTCGCAAGGAGCCCCTGCCTCGCCGCCTGGTCTTTATCGCCTTTACTGGTGAAGAACGGGGACTGATCGGCTCAGCACATTACGTCAAAAATCCCGTGTTTGACCTGAAGAACACCGTGGCGATGCTCAACATGGATATGGTCGGACGTTTAACTGACGACAAATTGACCGTATTCGGTACCGGCACCGCCCCCCGCTGGGAAAAACTGGTAGAAAATACTGCGAAAGCCTACGACCTGAAACTCTCACTCAAGCCGGAAGGGTTCGGTCCCAGTGATCACAGCTCTTTTTACGGCAAGCAGATTCCGGTACTGCACCTCTTTACGGGAACTCACAGCGACTACCACCGTCCCTCTGATGACTGGGACAAAATCAATATCCCGGGCATGGAACGGATCATCGGGTTTCTGGAAGAGATCGCTATCGCGACTGCAAAAAACCCCGACCGTCCTCAATACGTGAAGATCGAGCGTCCTGCCGCGACCATGCGTTCCGGGAACCGGCCTTACTTCGGCAGTATTCCGGACTTCGGTGGCGAAGGCCCCGGCTATCACATTTCGGGAGCTTCTCCCGGCAGTCCGGCTGACAAAGCGGGTCTCAAAGCCGGCGACGCCATCATCAAGATGGGCAAGACGAAAATCGATGGTCTGGATGACTTCGACCTGGCCCTGCGGATGTTTTCCGCCGGCGAGGAGGTAGAGGTCACTGTCCTGCGGGACGGAAAGCGAGTCAAACTGACCGTGAAGCTGGGTAAACCCAAATAA